Proteins co-encoded in one Bacillus infantis NRRL B-14911 genomic window:
- the dtd gene encoding D-aminoacyl-tRNA deacylase, translated as MRVVVQRSKEASVTVEGKAVGSISRGFVLLVGVTHEDGVKDAEYLADKIANLRVFEDEEGKMNRSLLDVGGEILSVSQFTLYGDCRKGRRPNFMEAARPDHALQIYEAFNGLLREKGIKTETGQFGSMMDVSLVNDGPVTLIIESK; from the coding sequence ATGCGAGTAGTTGTTCAGCGAAGCAAAGAAGCGAGTGTGACTGTAGAAGGAAAGGCTGTAGGCAGCATTTCCCGCGGATTTGTTTTGCTAGTGGGCGTCACCCATGAGGATGGGGTGAAAGATGCTGAATATCTGGCTGATAAAATTGCCAATCTCCGCGTATTTGAAGATGAAGAGGGCAAGATGAACAGATCTTTGCTGGATGTTGGGGGAGAAATTCTTTCTGTGTCCCAGTTCACTCTATACGGCGACTGCCGTAAAGGAAGAAGGCCAAACTTCATGGAAGCGGCCAGGCCTGACCATGCCCTTCAAATCTATGAGGCGTTCAATGGGCTTCTCCGGGAAAAGGGCATTAAAACAGAAACAGGGCAGTTTGGCAGCATGATGGACGTCAGCCTGGTGAATGACGGACCGGTCACACTGATAATAGAAAGCAAATGA